Proteins from one Planctomyces sp. SH-PL62 genomic window:
- a CDS encoding CTP synthase → MAKHIFVTGGVVSSLGKGLTCASIGMILEQRGLRVRLQKFDPYINVDPGTMSPYQHGEVYVLDDGSETDLDLGHYERFTHATLTKDCNYTTGKIYLSVIQKEREGRYYEGKTVQVIPHVTDEIKAAVHQLATDDVDVVITEIGGTVGDIESLPFLEAIRQFALDVGRENCAYIHLTLVPYLKAAAELKTKPTQHSVGALRQIGIQPDILICRTEQPIPTDDKDKIALFCNVEKKAVIEERDRQYSIYEVPLSLVQNGLDNLLVKRLGLKASPLDLTEWTEMVDRIVHPKHEVRIAVVGKYMKHRDAYKSVYESLDHAGIAHRSRVSVVRIEAEEVGTRGADALLGGVDGILVPGGFGMRGIEGKIEAIRYARTRGIPFFGICLGMQCAVIEFARSVLGLEDANSTEFEKDCEHPVIALMEDQLGVTKRGGTMRLGAWPCTLQPGKLARSAYGVDQISERHRHRYEFNNTYREAMEKAGLVASGTSPDGQLVEIVELADHPWFVAVQFHPEFKSKPTHPHPLFRDFIGAALQRREAGRGAGVDGASARPATS, encoded by the coding sequence ATGGCCAAGCACATCTTCGTGACGGGCGGCGTGGTCAGCTCGCTCGGCAAGGGGCTCACCTGCGCGTCGATCGGCATGATCCTGGAACAGCGCGGGCTTCGGGTGCGGCTCCAGAAGTTCGATCCCTACATCAACGTCGACCCGGGCACGATGAGCCCGTACCAGCACGGCGAGGTCTACGTCCTGGACGACGGTTCGGAGACGGACCTCGACCTGGGGCACTACGAGCGGTTCACCCACGCGACGCTCACGAAAGACTGCAACTACACGACCGGCAAGATCTACCTCTCCGTGATCCAGAAGGAGCGCGAGGGGCGGTACTATGAAGGGAAGACGGTCCAGGTCATCCCCCACGTCACCGACGAGATCAAGGCGGCGGTCCACCAGCTTGCGACCGACGACGTGGACGTGGTCATCACCGAGATCGGCGGCACCGTCGGCGACATCGAGAGCCTGCCGTTCCTGGAGGCGATCCGCCAGTTCGCGCTCGACGTGGGCCGCGAGAACTGCGCGTACATCCACCTGACGCTCGTCCCCTACCTGAAGGCGGCGGCCGAGCTGAAGACCAAGCCGACGCAGCACTCCGTCGGCGCGCTCCGGCAGATCGGCATCCAGCCCGACATTCTCATCTGCCGCACCGAGCAGCCGATCCCGACCGACGACAAGGACAAGATCGCGCTCTTCTGCAACGTCGAGAAGAAGGCCGTCATCGAGGAGCGCGACCGGCAGTACAGCATCTACGAGGTGCCGCTCAGCCTCGTCCAGAACGGGCTCGACAACCTGCTGGTCAAGCGGCTCGGGCTGAAGGCCAGCCCGCTCGACCTGACCGAATGGACCGAGATGGTCGACCGGATCGTGCACCCGAAGCATGAGGTCCGGATCGCGGTCGTCGGCAAGTACATGAAGCACCGCGACGCCTACAAGTCGGTGTACGAGTCGCTCGACCACGCGGGCATCGCCCACCGCTCCCGCGTCTCGGTCGTGCGGATCGAGGCCGAGGAGGTCGGGACGCGTGGCGCCGACGCCCTGCTGGGCGGGGTCGACGGGATCCTCGTCCCCGGCGGGTTCGGCATGCGGGGCATCGAGGGCAAGATCGAGGCCATCCGCTACGCTCGCACCCGCGGCATCCCGTTCTTCGGCATCTGCCTGGGGATGCAGTGCGCGGTGATCGAGTTCGCCCGCAGCGTCCTGGGGCTCGAAGACGCCAACAGCACCGAGTTCGAGAAGGACTGCGAGCACCCGGTCATCGCCCTGATGGAAGATCAGCTCGGGGTCACGAAGCGCGGCGGGACGATGCGACTGGGCGCCTGGCCCTGCACGCTCCAGCCCGGAAAGCTGGCGAGGTCGGCCTACGGCGTGGATCAGATCTCGGAGCGCCATCGCCACCGCTACGAGTTCAACAACACGTATCGCGAAGCGATGGAGAAGGCCGGGCTGGTCGCCTCGGGCACGAGCCCCGACGGTCAACTCGTCGAGATCGTCGAGCTGGCCGATCATCCCTGGTTCGTCGCCGTGCAGTTCCATCCCGAGTTCAAGTCGAAGCCGACGCATCCCCATCCGTTGTTCCGCGACTTCATCGGCGCCGCGCTCCAGCGACGCGAAGCGGGGCGAGGCGCGGGGGTCGACGGGGCGTCGGCCAGGCCGGCGACGTCATGA